The nucleotide window TTCAGGCTGCTAACGCCTCAGTGCGAGGGCAGGGGAACCTTCCCCGGCGTCCTATGGCGATTCCTGGAGGAGCGAAAGAGCAGCGATCCGTCCGAGAGCTACACCGCGAGGCTCCTGTCTGGCGGCACCAGGCGGGTGGCCCAGAAGGTGGGCGAGGAAGGGGTCGAGACGGCGCTGGCGGTGGCCTGCCAAGACGCAGGGGAGACAGTCCTCGAGGCTGCGGACCTGGTCTACCACCTGATGGTCGCCCTGATGGCGACCGGCTTGACCCCGAGGGACGTATGGGCCGAGCTTGAGCGCCGTCACGGCGCCCCGACCCAGGGACAGAGGACTTCCCTGCCCTCGAGCCCCTTGAGCGCCAGCTCGACCTCTGCGAAGGAGGGCGCCTGAAGCATCATCACGGTACACCTGTCCTTCGAAATGGTGGAAAGACGGTGGGAGTCCGAGGAGCGGATGAAGAGCCTGTCGGGATACCTCTCTTTCCAATATTCCTCGAAGGCGGCGTGTGAGACGGCGGGCGACAGCTCCAGTGCGTGGCAGGGGAAGTCGTCCGGCACCCTTCCAAGCACGGCCTCGTAGGAGAAGGAGGGGCGGTCCAGGTGAGCCAGTATCACCAGCGCCCCCCTCTCGCACGCCTCGAGAGCGACGTCGTCGACCGAGTAGCCCGAGCCTTGGACCAGCAGGGTCTCCCGCTCGTCGAGTATGTTGTTGTCCCGATCTATCACCAGCTGATACCCGAAGACGTCCGGGTCGTTTTCTATCTGCGGCATCTCCCGCCACAGCCACTCCCTATAGCTTTTTGCGACCGAGTCGTCCGGGAACAGGACGACCACGTGTATGTCCTCGACGGACTGCACCTCGATTCCGGTTATCACCACCGGGTCGCCCGCTGCTGCCTCCCGTATCGCGGGGGCGTTGGCTATATCGTTGTGGTCCGTCACGGCGCAGAGGGAGATACCGGCATCGCGGTACGCAGCGACTATCTCCGGCGCTCCCATCTCGAGTTCGCCGCAGGGGGACAGCACCGTGTGAAGATGAAGATCGACCCAGTAGGGCAAAAAGCTCATGACGGTCTTTTCAGGCCGGCCTCCCAAAGCACCCCTGCGGCGTCATACGATGAGAAACCGGTCACTGCAAGTGTTATCCCCTCCGTGGCGCATCGTTCGGTCAATGCCTTGTCCGGCGTCCTCCCCGAGGTCGCCAGGATGAACGGGACCTCCTTCAGCACAGCGACCGCGGCGGCGTTGATGTGGGTGTGTATCGTTATCCACAGCCATCCCTCCTGGGCCTCGGCCATTATGAAGCTGAGAAGGTCGCCCGATATCGCGCCCTTGAGCTCCCTGTCGAGGTCCCCCTCAACGAAGACTTCCGCCTCGGTCGTCTCAAGCACGTCCCTTGTCTTCAAGATTATTTCCTCCGTTTTCTTCCAGGATGAAGGGTGTGCGGCAGCTTCGAGGAGAGAGACTGGATCTCCTCGCTGAGCTGCGTAATCCTCTCGCGCATCTTGAACACGCAGTCCGAGACATCTCCATATCCCCTTACGATGTCCTCCGCCAGGGCCCTGCACGAAGGGCGGCCGCATGCGCCGCAGTCGATGTGCGGTAGGTCGGCGTATATCGCGTCCATCTCCCTCAGCTTAGCCATTGCCTCCTTGATGTCCTTGGACAGGGGAAGGCGCTCTTTGGCCACGATGGGAGCCGTGAGTCTCCAGACGCCCTTCTCGTGCCAGGCGCGGATCCTTTCCATCTCCTCGCTCGTCGGCATCCACTCCGCATCGACGGTATCGAGGCGCAGCTGCGACAGGAAGCGCGACTCGTAGGTGCCGGTCCCTCCGAAGCAGCCTAGATCGCATGCCCTGCACTCGATGAAGTCCACGCCCGCAAGGCGCCCGAGCTCCAGCTCGTTGAGCAGATCCTGCGTATTCTTCAGGCCGGAGACGGAGATGGAGGTGAACCCCTTGTCGAAAAAGGAGGAGATGTGCTTCGACTCGCCTCCGGAGGTCGACCACAGAAGCCATCTGCCGCTGCCCGGCCTGGCCTTTGCGCCCGTGACCTTTACGCTGCAGGCCAGCATGTCTCGTATCACGGTGCGCACACTTACCACGTATTCAAGCGAGCTGCGCTTTCTGCCAACCGGGTTGCGCACCAGGGTCGCCTTGGCGGGGCAGGGGGAGACCAACGTGACGTTCTCCTTGGCGCCCGTCTCCTCGCGCCACATGGCGACAGCCGTCTCGAGAGGCGACTCCACGGGAAGGATTCGTCCGACCAGCTCGGGGTAGTTCATCTGGATAAGCCTTATGACAGCTGGACAGTAGGTGGATATATAGGGGAGGTTGTCGCCCCCCTCCTGGATGATCTTAACGGAGGCGAATGCGGAAACGTCGAATGCGAGCGATGCCCATTCCGACAGGTCCTGGTAGCCGTGCAGCTCCAGCGCCTCCATCATCAGGCGCGGACGCGAGTAGGCACCCGCCTGCACGTAGAAGGCCGGGTCCGCCATCAGCACCAGGCCCTCCCTGTTCTTGATGAGATCCCACTCGTCGTCGTTGACAGTTATCGCCTTGTCCTTGCAGCTGCGGATGCACTCTCCGCAGTCTATGCACAGATTCGGAATGAGCTTGACGACCCCGTCAATCACTCGGAGAGCCTCCGTGGGACATGACCTTATACAGTTTGCGCATCCGCGGCACCGGGATTCGGTAATTTTAATTCCTCCGGACATAAAGTACACACTCCTTTACTGTAAGGGGCCTCAAGCCATGGTTCAATCAGGATCGCTTGAAGACCACCGTGGCTTTGAGCTTGGTCCCCTTTCCCACCTCCGTGTCGATCTCCATCGCATCGGCGTTCCTCTGAATATTCGGCAGTCCCATTCCCGCCCCGAAGCCCAGCTCTCTTATCTCGTCCGTGGCGGTGGAGTACCCCTCCTGCATCGCCAGCTGCACGTCTGGAATGCCAGGACCTGAATCCGACGCTTCAATCAGGAGGCGATCATCGTTCACGGTCAGGCGTAAAAGCCCTCCTCCGCCATGTATCAGGGCGTTCATCTCGGCCTCGTATGCTATTACAGAGGCTCTGCGCACGAGGTCCGAGGGGATTCCAAGCATTTTAAGTGTCGTTTTGAACTTGGTAGACGCCTCTCCTATCGCAAAAAAATCTCCCGCCTGGATGGCGTACTCCTCGACATACGGTTCCTGCCCCACGTGTCACACCCCTCTGTTCGGAATATGACAGGGTAAGATTCCCTTTTGGAAGAGAATACCGCAGGACTCGAACATGCTCATCTGGCACAGCATTAGTGGCATCTTTATCTGAGTGGCCAGCTTTAACGCAGGCTCCTGGGGTTTTTTACCCCGGACGAAGACCACCGAAGGAAGGTCCAGCATCTGAGCCGTTCTCACAATTTGAATGTTTGTCAGCCCGGTGAGCAGAAGCGAGCCGGGACGAGCGAACGCCAGCACATCGCTCATCAGATCCGCGCCGTATGCGCACTCTATGTCGAGCGTGTCCAGAAGCTCCTCGCCGGTAAGCACCTCCGCTCGTATCAGTGAAGCAATTTCACGCAATATCATAGTAATACTCCTTCCTCTGTCATTGTCTGGAGCATGAAAGAATCGAGGGGGCTGTTCACGGCAGGTAGTCCGGCCCCCGGATAGTCAGGGTACTCACTGGATGGAACGACCTTTCCACCACTGTCATGAAGGCAACTCGCCTCTCTAAGGGGCGATGGGTGGCGGGGTTGACGGAGATCCTCTGAGTGCCGAGGAACAGGCCCGCGACCTCGGGCATGACTCCGGCCAGGACCGAGGGAACAGGGGAGGCTGCGCGCCTGAAGGCGTCGAAGAGCCATTCGCACGTGACATAGGCCCTGCCCGCCGCGGCGTCGTCCTTTATCACGATATTCAACCGCCGCCGAATCTCCTTCCTGAGCCCGCTCAACGTCTCATCCGCCCTCACTGGATAGTCCTGGTCGGCCACGAGGACTCCGTCGAAGGGCAGAAGGATGCGATGCGGAGCGCCCCCGTACCAGATCTCGAAGCCTTTGGACATCCGTCTTGCAGCCCTCCAGACATCGCGGACGACCATAGAGCCGGCCCAAGTCACCATGACGTCCGCGCCGGACGAGACGGCCTCGGACTCTATCATCCGGAACGAGTCCATGCCTCCTCCGGGTATCCAGAAGCGCTCGGAGACAAACCCGCTGTCGGACAGCATATCCCCGAGGTGCCTGGAGTAACTCTCCAGCATCGGATCAAGCCTGTCCGCCATCAATGCGACTACATCGCCTGCCTTAAGCACCTCCGAGGCGTAGGCCGCGAAGGCCGAGACCCGAAAGTCGCGGAAGAGGTCAAGCGCGAATATCATCGGGTCCGGCACGCCCTCCTCGTCGTAGATGTTCGCGCTCTCTCCATATGCGGAGAGCAGGATCGGCCCGGCGCCGGAGAGAAATGGACGCAGGATCTCGATATCATCACCCCGCGAGAAGGAGAGCACGGCGGAGATGCTCCGTTCCCTCCACTCCGCCACACGCTCGGCGGCCGTCTCCACGTCGACCGGCGGCTCTTGGTGAAACCTGATGTCGCGGCCGCTCACCCCGTCCGCGCTGTCCATGACCTCCCATTCAGCCAGCCTGACGGCTGCCAGGGCCGAACGCCCCGAGTCGCTCTCCCATCCCTCGTCCGGCGGCAGCAGCACCACCTGCCAGATCCAGCCATCCTCGACCCCAATTATCATATCACCCGGGTCGCAGAGGGCGGGAAGGGCGAAGAAAGAGAACAGAAAGAGGGCCGTCGCCACGATCACACAGCTTTTAAACGCCTTGCGAGCGAAAATATGACGCACCCATGAGTCGCTCAAGGCCTGCGCCTCCTGTCCGTGAAACAAGCGAATCTCCCCATCATCAGCGCTTGTATCCGATTATACGTCGCAGAAGGGTCTTTCTGCCCTCGATGTCGCTCTCAGACTCGACTCCTTTCGGAGGGAAGCCGTCTATGACCCCCGCGACACCTCTGCCCTGTTCGCTCTCACACACGATGGCCTGGATCGGGTTGGCGGTCGCGGCGAAGATCCGGCAGACCTCCTGGCAGTCCTTAATGCGGTTTAGGACGTTTATAGGATAGCCGTCGCGAAGCACCACGATGAACACGTGCCCCGCCGCGACCTCCTTCATGTTGTCCACCGCCACCCTCGTCAGCTCCTCGTCGTTGCCGTCATGGCGAATGAGACAGTCTCCAGACGCCTCGCAGAAGGCCAGGCCGAACTTGAGGGTCGGCGAGGAGGTCACAAGGGCCTCGAACAGATCCTCCACTGTCTTGATGAAGTGGCTTTGACCCAGTATCACATTGCAATCATCGGGGAAAGCCAGCTGAACCAGCGTCCACTTTGTTATCTCCGGC belongs to Synergistaceae bacterium and includes:
- a CDS encoding anti-sigma regulatory factor codes for the protein MLGIPSDLVRRASVIAYEAEMNALIHGGGGLLRLTVNDDRLLIEASDSGPGIPDVQLAMQEGYSTATDEIRELGFGAGMGLPNIQRNADAMEIDTEVGKGTKLKATVVFKRS
- a CDS encoding serine kinase; the encoded protein is MKTRDVLETTEAEVFVEGDLDRELKGAISGDLLSFIMAEAQEGWLWITIHTHINAAAVAVLKEVPFILATSGRTPDKALTERCATEGITLAVTGFSSYDAAGVLWEAGLKRPS
- a CDS encoding bifunctional phosphoribosyl-AMP cyclohydrolase/phosphoribosyl-ATP diphosphatase HisIE, which produces MDIVRLNFDSRGLIPVIVQDVLSGEVLMMAWANRESLEATEATGDMTFWSRSRSELWVKGETSGNRLRLVELRADCDGDSLLALVEPAGPACHTGERSCFFRLLTPQCEGRGTFPGVLWRFLEERKSSDPSESYTARLLSGGTRRVAQKVGEEGVETALAVACQDAGETVLEAADLVYHLMVALMATGLTPRDVWAELERRHGAPTQGQRTSLPSSPLSASSTSAKEGA
- a CDS encoding PHP domain-containing protein, whose protein sequence is MSFLPYWVDLHLHTVLSPCGELEMGAPEIVAAYRDAGISLCAVTDHNDIANAPAIREAAAGDPVVITGIEVQSVEDIHVVVLFPDDSVAKSYREWLWREMPQIENDPDVFGYQLVIDRDNNILDERETLLVQGSGYSVDDVALEACERGALVILAHLDRPSFSYEAVLGRVPDDFPCHALELSPAVSHAAFEEYWKERYPDRLFIRSSDSHRLSTISKDRCTVMMLQAPSFAEVELALKGLEGREVLCPWVGAP
- a CDS encoding transcriptional regulator; translated protein: MILREIASLIRAEVLTGEELLDTLDIECAYGADLMSDVLAFARPGSLLLTGLTNIQIVRTAQMLDLPSVVFVRGKKPQEPALKLATQIKMPLMLCQMSMFESCGILFQKGILPCHIPNRGV
- a CDS encoding ABC transporter substrate-binding protein; translated protein: MSDSWVRHIFARKAFKSCVIVATALFLFSFFALPALCDPGDMIIGVEDGWIWQVVLLPPDEGWESDSGRSALAAVRLAEWEVMDSADGVSGRDIRFHQEPPVDVETAAERVAEWRERSISAVLSFSRGDDIEILRPFLSGAGPILLSAYGESANIYDEEGVPDPMIFALDLFRDFRVSAFAAYASEVLKAGDVVALMADRLDPMLESYSRHLGDMLSDSGFVSERFWIPGGGMDSFRMIESEAVSSGADVMVTWAGSMVVRDVWRAARRMSKGFEIWYGGAPHRILLPFDGVLVADQDYPVRADETLSGLRKEIRRRLNIVIKDDAAAGRAYVTCEWLFDAFRRAASPVPSVLAGVMPEVAGLFLGTQRISVNPATHRPLERRVAFMTVVERSFHPVSTLTIRGPDYLP
- a CDS encoding adenosine monophosphate-protein transferase, which produces MPEITKWTLVQLAFPDDCNVILGQSHFIKTVEDLFEALVTSSPTLKFGLAFCEASGDCLIRHDGNDEELTRVAVDNMKEVAAGHVFIVVLRDGYPINVLNRIKDCQEVCRIFAATANPIQAIVCESEQGRGVAGVIDGFPPKGVESESDIEGRKTLLRRIIGYKR
- a CDS encoding 4Fe-4S dicluster domain-containing protein, which produces MSGGIKITESRCRGCANCIRSCPTEALRVIDGVVKLIPNLCIDCGECIRSCKDKAITVNDDEWDLIKNREGLVLMADPAFYVQAGAYSRPRLMMEALELHGYQDLSEWASLAFDVSAFASVKIIQEGGDNLPYISTYCPAVIRLIQMNYPELVGRILPVESPLETAVAMWREETGAKENVTLVSPCPAKATLVRNPVGRKRSSLEYVVSVRTVIRDMLACSVKVTGAKARPGSGRWLLWSTSGGESKHISSFFDKGFTSISVSGLKNTQDLLNELELGRLAGVDFIECRACDLGCFGGTGTYESRFLSQLRLDTVDAEWMPTSEEMERIRAWHEKGVWRLTAPIVAKERLPLSKDIKEAMAKLREMDAIYADLPHIDCGACGRPSCRALAEDIVRGYGDVSDCVFKMRERITQLSEEIQSLSSKLPHTLHPGRKRRK